The following proteins are encoded in a genomic region of Nicoliella spurrieriana:
- a CDS encoding APC family permease, whose protein sequence is MSNKNKSKKIGLFQIVMLGLSSIIGSGWLFGSWEASKVAGPAAIISWVIGAIVIGSIAFNYVELGTMFPESGGMSKYAQYSHGSLLGFIAAWANWVSLVTLIPIEAVAAVQYMSSWPWSWANWTRGFLSNGEITNEGLLIVFLFILVFTLLNYWSVNLLANFTSVISVFKLVIPMVTIIMLLLSGFTPHNFNNASIGGFMPYGSASIFAATTASGIIFSYNAFQVVINMGREIQNPKKNISRGIVISLAISTVIYVLLQFTFIGAIEPNNLVHGWEGVNFNSPFADIAIGLNLYWLTVLLYVDAFVSPFGTGVSFVAQTGRTLAAMVSNEHMPKFLGKINKRWGVPRVAMVANMIISILLVASFRSWATLASVISTSTLIAYLTGPVTVATLRRIAPNFTRPIRLKLLNFMAPFAFVMASLATYWAKWPTTVQVILVILLGLPFYFYFEWKSHWKETRKQFISALWMVVYLIFLSVVSYLGSKPFNGINVLPYPLDFIVIIVVALIFYYWGISSYSFQTDDDLDKAKEVNDTVDGELK, encoded by the coding sequence ATGTCAAACAAAAATAAAAGTAAGAAAATTGGTTTATTTCAGATTGTAATGTTAGGTTTAAGTTCCATTATTGGTTCAGGATGGCTATTCGGTTCCTGGGAGGCTTCCAAAGTTGCCGGACCCGCAGCCATTATTTCCTGGGTAATTGGGGCGATCGTGATTGGTTCAATCGCGTTTAACTACGTTGAATTAGGAACGATGTTCCCAGAAAGTGGTGGAATGAGTAAGTATGCTCAGTATTCGCATGGATCCTTGCTAGGGTTCATCGCGGCGTGGGCAAACTGGGTATCCCTAGTTACTTTAATTCCAATTGAAGCCGTTGCTGCGGTTCAATACATGAGTTCATGGCCTTGGTCATGGGCAAACTGGACCCGCGGATTTTTAAGTAATGGCGAAATTACTAATGAGGGACTTTTAATTGTCTTTCTATTCATCTTGGTATTTACCCTCTTGAATTATTGGTCGGTTAATTTATTAGCCAACTTTACGAGTGTGATCTCGGTCTTTAAGTTAGTAATTCCAATGGTTACCATTATCATGTTATTACTTTCGGGCTTTACGCCACATAACTTTAATAATGCATCAATTGGTGGATTCATGCCCTACGGGAGTGCTTCCATCTTCGCAGCTACGACTGCATCCGGGATTATCTTCTCATATAATGCCTTCCAAGTGGTAATTAATATGGGTCGTGAAATCCAAAATCCAAAGAAAAATATTTCTAGAGGGATCGTAATCTCACTAGCAATTAGTACCGTGATTTACGTATTACTTCAATTTACGTTTATCGGTGCCATCGAACCAAATAACTTGGTTCACGGCTGGGAAGGGGTTAACTTTAACTCCCCATTTGCCGATATTGCCATCGGGTTAAACCTTTACTGGTTAACCGTCCTATTGTACGTTGATGCGTTCGTATCACCATTTGGGACCGGAGTGTCATTCGTTGCCCAAACTGGTCGGACATTGGCTGCAATGGTTTCAAACGAACACATGCCTAAATTCTTGGGTAAAATTAACAAACGCTGGGGAGTGCCCCGGGTTGCAATGGTTGCTAATATGATTATTTCAATTTTATTAGTGGCTTCGTTTAGAAGTTGGGCGACGCTAGCTAGTGTTATTTCCACTTCGACGTTAATTGCATACCTAACCGGTCCCGTGACCGTTGCTACGTTAAGAAGAATCGCCCCTAACTTCACGCGGCCAATTCGCTTGAAGTTATTGAATTTCATGGCCCCATTTGCCTTCGTAATGGCTAGTTTAGCTACTTACTGGGCCAAATGGCCAACCACTGTGCAAGTGATCCTAGTAATCCTATTAGGGCTTCCGTTCTACTTCTACTTCGAATGGAAGAGTCACTGGAAAGAAACGCGTAAGCAATTTATTTCTGCACTGTGGATGGTTGTGTACCTGATCTTCCTATCGGTAGTTTCATACCTAGGTAGTAAGCCATTCAATGGAATCAATGTGTTACCATATCCACTCGACTTCATTGTCATTATCGTAGTCGCATTGATTTTCTACTACTGGGGAATTTCCAGTTACAGTTTCCAAACTGATGACGATTTAGATAAAGCAAAAGAAGTAAATGATACGGTCGATGGTGAATTAAAATAA
- a CDS encoding CPBP family intramembrane glutamic endopeptidase — translation MNYLATKVGRGFKLIGFILIYQLSALFFNFINTTTPAATTRALLINGTIASLFTLGLVIWRYHRQLRQNNPFHFHRHPITLRSIIELVLLIVIMLIIQSVWTWTITSHLLSEPDNQKTVEAMLKQSFLLNYIYGGIIAPIFEEYIFRGIFFNYFFKLTHGRLSRFCGILVCGLVFGFAHTLSFDGNWLFYSALGWVLAFTYVHFKDIKYSIAIHMFNNLI, via the coding sequence ATGAACTATTTAGCAACCAAGGTGGGCCGCGGTTTTAAACTGATCGGCTTTATCTTAATTTATCAGCTTTCGGCATTATTCTTTAACTTCATTAACACCACTACCCCAGCTGCAACCACCAGGGCGTTACTAATTAATGGTACGATCGCATCCCTATTTACATTAGGGTTAGTGATCTGGCGTTACCACCGGCAATTAAGGCAAAATAACCCCTTTCATTTCCACCGTCATCCAATCACGCTTCGCTCCATCATCGAACTCGTTTTATTAATCGTGATCATGCTTATAATTCAATCCGTTTGGACGTGGACGATTACATCCCACCTCCTCTCCGAACCCGATAATCAAAAGACGGTTGAAGCGATGTTAAAACAATCGTTTCTCCTGAACTACATTTATGGTGGCATCATTGCCCCCATCTTTGAGGAGTACATTTTCCGCGGCATCTTTTTTAATTACTTTTTCAAGTTGACCCATGGCCGGTTAAGTCGCTTTTGTGGAATATTAGTCTGTGGTTTAGTATTCGGCTTTGCCCACACCCTCTCGTTCGATGGTAACTGGCTCTTTTATTCTGCACTTGGCTGGGTATTAGCATTTACCTACGTCCACTTTAAGGACATTAAATACAGTATCGCCATTCACATGTTCAACAACCTCATTTAG
- a CDS encoding VOC family protein, whose amino-acid sequence MKIKDIDHITIPVSDLKATMRFYHEVFDLPIATINDEQLTIQVGHQKIIFVSMTTAKQASMQAPTPGANCISLIVKDSLDYVTNHLANYGVDIVTGPKEIMGSNGKMQAVTVYDPDHNLIQLCETK is encoded by the coding sequence ATGAAAATCAAAGATATCGACCACATTACCATCCCCGTTAGTGATTTAAAAGCGACGATGCGCTTTTATCACGAAGTTTTCGACCTACCAATTGCCACCATTAACGATGAGCAACTAACGATTCAAGTGGGCCACCAAAAAATTATCTTCGTATCCATGACGACTGCAAAACAGGCGTCAATGCAGGCCCCCACCCCGGGTGCAAATTGTATTTCGCTAATCGTCAAGGATTCACTGGATTACGTTACCAACCACCTGGCAAACTATGGCGTTGACATCGTCACGGGCCCTAAAGAAATCATGGGCAGTAATGGTAAAATGCAGGCCGTGACGGTTTATGATCCAGACCATAACTTAATCCAACTATGTGAAACTAAATAA
- a CDS encoding ABC-F family ATP-binding cassette domain-containing protein, with protein sequence MALLDVQDLSMSFADKTLYEDANFQLNKGEHMGIVGQNGVGKSTLIKIITGVELPLTGSIKWQNGVSIGYLDQYADIPDGMTLIQFLHTAYKNLYEMNDRMAQLYEEYATNMDDQLLEKAGRIQEQLEANDFYDIQTKIEQVITGLGLNDVGRDQPVSKMSGGQRSKIILAKLILESPEVILLDEPTNYLDTAHIDWLVDYLNHFDGSFIVISHDYDFLERVTNCILNVAFGQIHKYRGSFKQAMRQKDEREKAQEKAYEKQQVEIEKAKAFIRKNKAGSKSKMAKSREKQLSHMEIVDPPSANEHAKFDFPYVDTGSQNALSVDHLSVGYTKPLLQPVTFSVTTDQKIGLQGFNGVGKSTLIKSILGMLKPLGGEAEFSPSAKVNYFSQDLVWSNPQMTPMQIVQERFPKLEQREIRTKLAKCGIGPDNVAKPMNDLSGGEQTKVKLAMMEFVPSNFLIMDEPTNHLDDETKDALKRAINKFPGNAIIVSHEASFYQNLVDKVIDVEKLSLRAQPK encoded by the coding sequence TTGGCATTACTTGATGTTCAGGATTTGAGCATGAGTTTTGCTGACAAAACCCTCTACGAAGATGCAAACTTCCAGCTCAATAAGGGAGAGCACATGGGGATTGTTGGTCAAAACGGGGTTGGAAAAAGTACCCTAATCAAAATTATTACCGGTGTTGAACTACCACTGACGGGTTCAATTAAATGGCAAAACGGGGTCAGTATCGGTTATTTGGATCAATACGCAGACATTCCGGACGGGATGACGTTGATCCAATTTCTCCACACCGCATATAAAAACCTTTATGAAATGAACGATCGAATGGCACAATTATATGAAGAATATGCCACTAATATGGATGATCAGTTACTCGAAAAGGCTGGGCGAATCCAAGAACAATTGGAAGCCAACGATTTTTATGATATTCAAACCAAAATTGAACAGGTCATTACCGGGCTCGGCCTAAATGATGTTGGCCGTGACCAACCGGTCTCTAAGATGAGTGGGGGCCAACGGTCTAAAATTATTTTGGCCAAGTTGATCCTAGAAAGTCCCGAGGTTATTTTATTGGATGAACCGACGAACTACTTGGATACTGCCCACATTGATTGGTTAGTGGACTACTTGAATCATTTTGATGGTTCGTTCATCGTAATTTCCCATGATTATGACTTCTTAGAACGGGTCACCAACTGTATTTTGAACGTGGCGTTCGGCCAAATTCATAAGTACCGGGGGAGTTTTAAGCAGGCAATGCGCCAAAAGGATGAACGTGAAAAGGCCCAGGAAAAGGCCTATGAAAAACAACAGGTCGAAATTGAGAAGGCGAAGGCGTTTATTCGCAAGAACAAGGCCGGCAGTAAGTCCAAGATGGCGAAGTCACGGGAAAAGCAGCTTTCGCACATGGAGATTGTCGATCCGCCTTCGGCAAACGAACATGCTAAATTTGATTTTCCATACGTTGATACCGGTTCGCAAAACGCATTGTCAGTGGACCACCTTTCAGTGGGGTATACTAAGCCGCTGCTCCAACCGGTCACCTTTAGTGTGACCACCGATCAAAAGATCGGGCTTCAGGGATTCAACGGGGTCGGGAAATCGACGTTGATCAAGAGTATTTTGGGGATGCTGAAGCCACTCGGTGGGGAAGCTGAATTTTCACCATCTGCAAAGGTCAACTACTTTAGTCAAGACTTGGTATGGAGCAATCCGCAAATGACGCCGATGCAAATTGTTCAAGAGCGCTTTCCCAAATTAGAACAACGTGAAATCCGGACTAAGTTAGCTAAGTGCGGGATTGGGCCCGATAACGTTGCCAAACCAATGAACGACCTATCCGGGGGAGAACAGACCAAGGTGAAGTTGGCGATGATGGAATTTGTACCAAGCAACTTCTTGATCATGGATGAACCGACGAACCACTTGGATGATGAGACCAAGGACGCTTTGAAACGGGCCATTAACAAGTTTCCGGGGAACGCGATCATCGTTAGTCACGAGGCGTCATTCTACCAAAACCTAGTTGATAAGGTCATTGATGTTGAAAAACTAAGTTTAAGAGCCCAACCAAAGTAG
- a CDS encoding proline iminopeptidase-family hydrolase → MKPGTKIITLDNGYHLWTHTEGTGPIHLLALHGGPGGNHEYWEDTAAQLKKQGLDVQVHMYDQLGSWYSDTPDFDDPEVAKKVLTYDYFLNEVDEVRQKLGIDHFYLIGQSWGGLLVQLYAQQFGQHLKGAIISSMVDDIDDYTKHLNQIREREFSATELAFMQKCEAENDYANERYQKDVDQLNRGYIDRKQPPAISHLVDTSNQTIYNAFQGDNEFVITGKLGEWHNTDHLKDNHVPTLVTFGEHESMPIETGKRMAKMIPNAQFVSTPEGGHHHMIDNAPVYYKHLADFIRSVEDGTFNQ, encoded by the coding sequence ATGAAACCAGGAACCAAGATCATCACCTTAGACAACGGTTATCATCTTTGGACCCACACCGAAGGGACCGGTCCAATTCACTTACTAGCACTGCACGGTGGCCCAGGCGGCAACCACGAATACTGGGAGGATACCGCTGCACAATTAAAAAAACAGGGCTTAGATGTCCAAGTCCACATGTACGACCAGTTAGGGTCATGGTACTCTGATACACCGGACTTTGACGATCCAGAAGTGGCCAAAAAGGTCCTAACTTATGATTACTTCTTAAACGAAGTCGATGAGGTGCGTCAAAAGCTGGGCATCGACCACTTCTACTTAATTGGTCAATCGTGGGGCGGTTTATTAGTCCAGCTCTACGCCCAACAATTTGGTCAACACCTCAAGGGGGCCATCATTTCATCCATGGTCGATGATATCGACGACTATACTAAGCATTTGAACCAGATTCGGGAGCGTGAATTTTCCGCCACTGAATTAGCATTCATGCAAAAGTGCGAGGCTGAAAATGACTACGCTAATGAGCGCTACCAAAAGGACGTTGACCAATTGAACCGTGGCTACATTGACCGGAAGCAGCCCCCTGCCATTTCTCACTTGGTCGACACTTCCAATCAGACCATTTACAACGCCTTTCAAGGTGATAATGAATTCGTGATTACCGGTAAATTGGGTGAATGGCATAATACTGACCATTTAAAGGATAACCACGTTCCGACCCTGGTCACATTTGGTGAACACGAATCAATGCCCATTGAGACCGGCAAACGGATGGCTAAAATGATTCCAAACGCCCAATTCGTTTCCACTCCAGAGGGTGGCCACCACCACATGATCGATAATGCACCGGTGTATTATAAGCACCTGGCTGACTTCATTCGCTCCGTTGAAGATGGCACGTTTAATCAATAA
- a CDS encoding Xaa-Pro dipeptidyl-peptidase — MKNHQFAFVPTELPQIVAELTTTRFLDASNEQLPADELLKDLIKRTLVNYRSDASKEIALADLMVDDHQDARAFFKEHQSVERTQFYNLALQLLHFQTNEDFKLSDPITTWQQFQLPIYDGAKTTFEAEDVLRAWYLLLNTHTKFGQTLLDDLAANGYFAQFSDLKQPLIFNGKTQAVFNTDHLIREVVYVESDLDTDHDGKRDLLMAHVIRPAETEAGLKVSVLFTASPYDQGTNDIAGAQLTHNVDHPIAHKEPNQFSYSDVESHYQPGNLPAKRTGNGKTATHAEEHFQNGWGYTLNNYFLARGFAVVYSAGVGTKDSDGLRTTGDPAETLSATAIIEWLAGKRTAFTNRNGDVKITAWWSNHNVAMTGRSYLGTLQTAAATTGVAGLKTCISEAAISSWYDYYRENGLVVAPGGFQGEDADVLAEETFSREQRAGDYHRIKAKWDQQLAAITSHQDRRSGNYNQFWDARNYLKAVANIKADMVLVHGLNDWNVKPRNVYNLYQALKSVPVTTKLFLHQGQHIYINNFQSLDFTDMMNLWLSNKLLGIDNHANDLIPPVTIQDNVNPGTWQLPADWGTSHSKTIQLNDAKALQQPFDQATPAFLDQLSHEQLSQYTKHESSGQYDEWFNDLVNNPNSPIESTRLIFKTKPLDHPITIDGKVKVDLTMASDHNVGLVSAMLIDYGDAKRLNVSPSVLAPNAINAGYQWTKDSLKEFTLQANPSPSKMISIGHLNMQNRQNSYRVNELEPNQYYDLSFELQPTFYTLPAGRQLVLVIYATDLAMTVRGTMGVTYHLNTTQSSFTIPLLHNPD; from the coding sequence ATGAAAAACCATCAATTTGCATTCGTTCCGACTGAATTACCACAGATCGTCGCGGAACTAACCACCACCCGCTTTTTAGACGCTAGTAATGAACAGCTCCCAGCTGATGAGCTGCTCAAGGACCTAATCAAACGCACGCTTGTGAACTACCGCAGTGACGCCAGTAAGGAAATTGCCCTGGCCGATTTAATGGTTGATGACCACCAGGATGCCCGGGCCTTTTTCAAGGAGCATCAATCGGTGGAGCGGACCCAATTTTATAACCTCGCCCTCCAATTGCTCCATTTTCAAACCAACGAGGATTTTAAGTTGAGCGATCCCATCACCACGTGGCAACAATTTCAGCTGCCCATTTACGATGGCGCCAAGACCACGTTTGAAGCCGAAGATGTGTTGAGAGCATGGTACCTCCTATTAAATACCCACACTAAGTTCGGCCAAACCCTTTTAGATGACCTGGCTGCCAACGGCTACTTTGCCCAATTTAGTGACTTAAAGCAGCCGTTAATCTTCAACGGTAAGACCCAAGCGGTCTTTAACACCGACCATTTGATTCGGGAGGTCGTCTACGTGGAATCTGATTTAGATACCGACCATGATGGCAAACGCGACCTCTTGATGGCCCACGTTATTCGACCGGCTGAGACTGAAGCCGGCCTCAAGGTCTCGGTCCTCTTCACCGCCAGTCCGTATGATCAGGGGACCAATGATATTGCAGGGGCGCAGTTGACCCACAATGTTGACCACCCAATCGCCCATAAGGAACCGAATCAATTTAGCTATTCTGACGTCGAAAGCCACTACCAACCGGGTAACCTGCCAGCCAAACGGACCGGTAATGGCAAGACTGCCACCCACGCTGAAGAGCACTTTCAAAATGGCTGGGGCTACACGTTAAACAACTACTTCTTAGCCCGGGGATTTGCGGTCGTCTATTCCGCGGGGGTCGGGACCAAGGATTCGGATGGTCTCCGCACCACTGGTGATCCGGCTGAGACCCTGTCAGCAACCGCCATTATTGAATGGCTAGCCGGCAAGCGCACCGCCTTTACCAATCGCAACGGTGACGTTAAAATCACGGCCTGGTGGTCAAACCACAATGTCGCAATGACCGGCCGCTCCTACTTAGGAACGCTGCAGACGGCGGCGGCCACTACCGGCGTGGCGGGGCTTAAGACCTGCATCTCAGAAGCTGCCATTTCCAGTTGGTACGACTACTACCGCGAAAACGGGCTAGTAGTAGCTCCAGGTGGGTTTCAAGGTGAAGATGCCGACGTCTTGGCCGAAGAAACGTTCAGCCGGGAACAACGAGCTGGTGACTATCATCGCATCAAAGCCAAGTGGGACCAACAACTGGCAGCCATTACCAGTCACCAAGATCGTCGAAGTGGTAACTATAATCAATTCTGGGACGCCCGCAATTACCTTAAAGCAGTTGCTAACATCAAGGCCGATATGGTGCTCGTCCACGGTTTAAACGACTGGAACGTAAAGCCCCGCAATGTCTATAACCTCTACCAGGCATTAAAAAGCGTGCCGGTGACGACCAAGTTATTCTTACACCAGGGCCAACACATCTACATCAATAACTTTCAATCACTTGATTTTACTGACATGATGAACCTATGGTTATCAAATAAATTATTAGGCATCGATAACCACGCCAACGATTTAATTCCGCCAGTTACCATCCAGGATAATGTGAACCCGGGGACGTGGCAACTGCCAGCCGATTGGGGAACCAGTCATTCTAAGACGATTCAACTAAACGATGCTAAGGCATTGCAGCAGCCATTCGACCAAGCAACGCCCGCGTTTTTGGATCAACTGAGCCACGAGCAATTGAGCCAATACACTAAGCATGAAAGCAGTGGCCAATACGATGAATGGTTTAACGACTTGGTTAACAATCCAAATTCGCCAATTGAATCAACGCGCTTAATCTTTAAGACAAAGCCGTTGGACCATCCGATTACGATTGACGGGAAGGTCAAAGTCGACCTGACCATGGCTAGCGACCATAACGTTGGCCTAGTCAGTGCCATGTTAATTGACTATGGGGATGCCAAGCGTTTAAACGTTAGTCCCTCGGTGCTAGCCCCCAATGCAATCAACGCGGGCTACCAATGGACTAAGGATAGCCTCAAGGAATTTACCCTGCAGGCCAATCCGAGTCCATCCAAAATGATTTCAATCGGGCATTTGAACATGCAGAACCGTCAGAATAGCTACCGGGTCAACGAGTTAGAGCCCAATCAATACTACGACCTCTCGTTTGAACTCCAACCCACCTTTTATACCCTACCGGCGGGCCGGCAATTAGTCCTAGTCATCTATGCGACCGACCTTGCAATGACCGTGCGGGGGACCATGGGGGTCACCTACCACTTGAACACCACTCAATCATCATTCACAATTCCATTGCTTCACAATCCAGATTAA
- a CDS encoding bis(5'-nucleosyl)-tetraphosphatase: protein MKTELDGGAIVYRMVAGTPEYLLLKSATSDFWGFPKGHLEGSESYEDAAIRETKEETNLAIKLDLNFDHNLDYDMNNGHHKTVKFFAARVPEDAIVTRQVAEISNYGWFDFERARKQLTFDNLKALLDAANQYLTN from the coding sequence ATGAAAACTGAACTAGATGGTGGCGCAATCGTATACCGAATGGTAGCAGGCACTCCTGAATACCTCCTATTAAAAAGTGCGACTAGTGACTTTTGGGGCTTTCCAAAGGGGCATCTAGAGGGATCAGAAAGCTATGAAGATGCTGCCATTCGTGAGACAAAGGAAGAAACTAACTTAGCAATCAAATTGGATTTGAATTTTGACCATAATTTGGATTACGATATGAATAATGGACACCACAAGACCGTTAAGTTCTTCGCTGCAAGGGTTCCTGAAGATGCAATCGTCACTAGACAGGTTGCTGAAATTAGTAACTACGGTTGGTTTGATTTCGAACGGGCTCGCAAACAATTAACGTTTGATAATTTAAAAGCGCTATTGGATGCTGCTAACCAATATCTAACTAATTAA
- a CDS encoding guanylate kinase encodes MKKMVLVITGAAGSGKTTICKYICAKYHLPKVVTHTTRAPRQGEHDGIDYYFESDASFAQKHFLESVHYSGAQYGSSIEGLEAAWQTAPLACIVLDTKGALAYQRALSDQVLTIYLTVDVGKDSAAALRKRMEARGDDPEKIAKRMQSAENKRDQQIPQELMGHATIIKNNDLPTAHRDVDAFMATVIAKLKS; translated from the coding sequence ATGAAAAAAATGGTGCTAGTAATTACGGGAGCCGCAGGAAGTGGCAAAACAACGATTTGTAAATATATTTGTGCAAAATACCACCTCCCAAAGGTGGTTACCCACACGACCAGGGCACCACGGCAGGGTGAACACGATGGAATTGATTACTACTTCGAAAGTGATGCTAGTTTTGCCCAGAAGCACTTCTTAGAATCAGTTCATTATTCGGGTGCTCAGTACGGCTCTTCGATCGAGGGATTAGAGGCGGCTTGGCAGACAGCCCCTCTGGCATGCATCGTCTTGGACACCAAGGGAGCGCTAGCCTACCAACGAGCGCTTAGTGACCAGGTCCTTACGATCTATTTAACCGTTGATGTTGGTAAGGATAGTGCCGCTGCCCTGCGGAAACGAATGGAAGCCCGCGGTGATGATCCGGAAAAAATTGCCAAGCGGATGCAAAGTGCTGAAAATAAACGTGATCAACAAATCCCGCAGGAATTGATGGGGCATGCCACCATTATCAAGAACAATGATCTGCCCACTGCCCACCGCGATGTTGATGCCTTTATGGCGACGGTGATTGCTAAGTTGAAAAGTTAA
- a CDS encoding DUF6681 family protein → MFTFLDAVNQYLGYINFSPKLKGRIYTIVGGVATAYLLYAGVRFILNGVLLQGALFLVVGLLLLYFLFLNVVYFFTQRKAPFDISPKIEKLFRIKPRQPESGVSIKPVIDDIQNPRKIPLDGFYDPKRVLPAKVLSSDAELKNIDMIAHDMLTNALMTDNYAGLSEHELTNYLAQSRKPAYAICAGAMIPHFNLKLEAGQYVAYAGINQAHLLRVGVVQRVGLQSVQSISATRIHLFAAAAIMVGGNSKMNGRAGTVEQPQAYRIQMRIAFKQNEKA, encoded by the coding sequence ATGTTTACGTTTTTAGACGCAGTCAATCAATACCTGGGTTACATTAATTTTAGTCCCAAACTAAAGGGGCGCATCTACACCATTGTCGGTGGGGTGGCAACCGCCTACTTACTATATGCAGGCGTCCGCTTCATTTTAAACGGGGTATTATTACAGGGCGCCCTCTTCTTAGTGGTCGGGTTATTATTACTGTACTTTTTATTCTTAAACGTGGTGTATTTCTTTACCCAACGGAAGGCGCCGTTTGATATCTCACCCAAAATTGAAAAGTTATTTCGAATCAAGCCCCGCCAACCTGAATCGGGCGTTTCGATTAAGCCGGTCATTGATGATATTCAAAATCCACGCAAGATTCCGTTGGATGGCTTTTACGATCCCAAACGCGTATTACCAGCAAAGGTGCTTAGTAGCGATGCTGAATTGAAAAACATTGATATGATTGCGCATGATATGTTAACGAATGCGTTAATGACTGACAATTACGCGGGACTTAGTGAACATGAGTTAACTAACTACCTAGCCCAAAGTCGGAAGCCGGCATATGCAATCTGTGCTGGAGCGATGATTCCCCACTTCAATTTAAAGTTAGAAGCGGGTCAATATGTAGCATACGCTGGAATTAACCAGGCCCACTTACTGCGGGTCGGGGTGGTCCAACGGGTCGGACTGCAATCGGTACAAAGCATCAGTGCCACCCGGATTCATTTATTTGCCGCTGCCGCAATTATGGTCGGGGGAAATTCCAAAATGAATGGCCGGGCCGGGACCGTTGAACAACCACAAGCATACCGGATTCAAATGCGGATTGCATTCAAACAAAATGAAAAGGCTTAA
- the hflX gene encoding GTPase HflX: MNEEQALTPVITAGLNIKDDHFDYSMAELNNLATANQMTVVESLVQKTDHRDAATYFGKGKVEELATILADDGVETVIINDELSPSQIRNLEKRTKAKIIDRTGLILEIFANRARTHEARLQVELAKLQYQLPRLHTSASQRLDQQTGAGGGGFTSRGAGESQYELNRRVIQNRISHIKHELKQIKKSDQTQRKQRDANQIPTIALVGYTNAGKSTIMNQLLARFGDQDKQVMVKNMLFATLDTSVRRLVFKDHKQLLISDTVGFVSKLPHQLVSAFRSTLAEAASADLLVQVVDFSDSDRQLMMDTTQSTLEEIGVPEIPMVTIMNKADLTDSRYPFREGQNLIMAANDEKSIDALVELIKENVFKNYVTKELLVPFSDGQVVSELNERATVLNTAYVDAGTQLTVELPASEVGRFETYIQD; the protein is encoded by the coding sequence ATGAACGAAGAACAAGCTTTGACCCCGGTCATTACCGCCGGACTTAATATTAAAGACGACCATTTTGATTACTCAATGGCCGAATTAAATAACCTCGCAACCGCAAATCAGATGACCGTCGTTGAATCCCTGGTTCAAAAAACCGACCATCGGGATGCTGCTACTTACTTTGGCAAGGGGAAGGTCGAAGAACTAGCGACCATCCTGGCCGATGATGGCGTGGAAACGGTCATAATTAACGACGAACTCAGCCCTAGTCAAATCAGAAACCTAGAAAAACGAACGAAAGCCAAGATCATTGACCGGACCGGATTAATTTTAGAAATCTTTGCAAATCGGGCTCGGACCCACGAAGCTAGATTACAAGTTGAATTAGCCAAACTACAATACCAACTCCCCCGGTTGCACACCAGTGCTAGCCAACGGCTCGACCAACAAACCGGTGCCGGTGGGGGCGGCTTTACCAGCCGGGGGGCCGGGGAGTCACAATACGAATTGAATCGGCGGGTCATCCAAAATCGGATTTCGCATATCAAACACGAGCTCAAACAAATTAAAAAATCGGATCAAACCCAACGCAAGCAACGGGATGCCAATCAAATCCCAACGATTGCCCTAGTTGGATATACCAATGCTGGTAAATCCACAATCATGAACCAATTATTGGCTCGGTTTGGGGATCAGGATAAGCAGGTGATGGTCAAAAACATGCTGTTCGCAACCCTTGACACTAGCGTGCGGCGGTTGGTATTCAAGGACCATAAGCAACTGCTGATCAGTGATACTGTCGGCTTCGTCAGCAAACTCCCCCACCAACTAGTCAGTGCCTTTCGTTCAACGTTGGCGGAGGCCGCTAGTGCCGATTTGTTGGTCCAGGTCGTTGATTTTTCTGATTCAGATCGGCAATTAATGATGGACACCACCCAATCGACATTGGAGGAAATCGGTGTTCCCGAAATTCCGATGGTTACCATCATGAATAAGGCTGATTTAACCGATAGCCGCTATCCGTTCCGTGAGGGCCAGAATTTAATCATGGCCGCCAATGACGAAAAATCGATTGACGCCCTGGTCGAATTGATTAAGGAAAACGTCTTTAAGAACTACGTCACTAAGGAATTATTAGTCCCATTTAGTGACGGCCAAGTCGTTTCAGAGTTAAACGAACGCGCCACCGTTTTAAACACCGCCTATGTTGATGCGGGGACCCAATTGACCGTCGAACTACCAGCAAGTGAAGTTGGGCGGTTCGAAACCTACATCCAAGATTAG